A single genomic interval of Spirochaetota bacterium harbors:
- a CDS encoding alpha/beta fold hydrolase, with protein sequence MKRKLWISISLLFTLLVFVYAQNPSRLKESGFNSAFTIPLETPYEQYVELMTHVIANARVETKNKDAIVAMNSPFIFKPQIKPVNNIYPKGILLIHGLSDSPYFLRAVGKYFAEKGFLVYGLLLPGHGTVPGDLLKVKNDEWIKATHYGMLQLKKNAKDVYMGGFSTGALLSVHYVLTNTNHDVKGLFLFAPAFAIYSKLAWMAPVVGTFKDWESIEDDVDYTKYQSFTFNGVTQTYRLIKKVDALFDEGKKVSVPVFVAQSIDDRTVSTERTLFVMKNYITGKKMFILYTIQPEKDYDGEDNFVITVNSYLPQEKILNIPHICITIPPDDPHYGKNGDYRNCLYYKPDSPERQQCLTDPEIWKGENTQENIEKYKVITRLTYNPHFNDMCKQIGEFLSVIEK encoded by the coding sequence ATGAAACGTAAGCTATGGATAAGTATTTCGCTGCTTTTTACTCTATTAGTTTTTGTCTATGCTCAAAATCCTTCGCGTTTAAAAGAATCAGGTTTTAACAGCGCTTTTACTATCCCTTTGGAAACACCGTATGAACAGTATGTGGAACTCATGACTCATGTTATTGCAAATGCTCGTGTTGAAACAAAAAATAAGGATGCCATTGTTGCCATGAACAGCCCCTTTATTTTCAAACCGCAGATAAAACCGGTTAATAACATTTATCCCAAAGGGATTTTGCTTATACATGGTCTGTCGGATTCACCATATTTTTTACGTGCTGTGGGAAAATATTTTGCTGAAAAAGGGTTCCTTGTTTATGGCCTACTTTTACCAGGACATGGAACTGTACCAGGTGACCTGTTAAAAGTTAAAAATGATGAATGGATAAAAGCTACTCACTATGGTATGTTGCAGCTTAAAAAGAATGCAAAAGATGTGTATATGGGTGGCTTTTCAACGGGCGCATTGCTTTCAGTTCATTATGTACTAACAAATACTAACCATGATGTAAAAGGGCTGTTTTTGTTTGCACCGGCGTTTGCCATTTATTCTAAATTGGCATGGATGGCTCCGGTTGTAGGAACATTCAAAGATTGGGAAAGTATAGAAGATGATGTAGATTATACCAAATATCAGTCATTTACGTTTAATGGTGTGACACAGACATATAGGCTTATAAAGAAAGTGGATGCGTTATTTGATGAAGGTAAAAAAGTTTCAGTGCCTGTGTTTGTTGCTCAGAGTATAGATGACCGCACGGTAAGCACTGAACGAACACTTTTTGTTATGAAAAATTATATTACTGGTAAAAAGATGTTTATTTTGTATACCATACAACCTGAAAAAGATTATGATGGAGAGGATAATTTTGTTATCACAGTAAATAGCTATCTCCCTCAGGAAAAGATATTGAATATACCTCATATATGTATCACCATACCACCTGATGATCCACACTACGGTAAAAATGGTGATTATCGTAATTGTTTATATTACAAGCCAGATAGTCCAGAGCGCCAGCAGTGTTTAACTGATCCTGAAATATGGAAAGGCGAAAATACCCAAGAAAATATTGAAAAGTATAAAGTTATTACACGACTAACGTATAATCCCCATTTTAATGATATGTGTAAACAAATTGGTGAATTTTTATCAGTAATAGAAAAATAA
- a CDS encoding SDR family oxidoreductase, whose amino-acid sequence MNTKIAIITGAAGGIGRAITTEFIKKNITCVLVDINKKALADLQKQYGDKVYSLYCDITDIKSVKSMVNKVIKKYRAIDILVNNAGIIEPNLFENASYKEINQQLQVNLLGPINCTYEVLTHLKKSKSPSIVTIASLAGIVPETYSSLYTATKFALRGLFLTLHIELKKHNIHVATILPDSVNTPMLHYEATHGGSPLTFLSKPQKPEDVAKAVVKGIETKRPEIVVPSSQGFITRFIMVFPRLVVTLWPLLEKIGSKNKANIQKTIKS is encoded by the coding sequence ATGAATACAAAGATTGCAATAATCACTGGCGCGGCAGGCGGCATTGGCAGGGCTATTACTACTGAGTTTATAAAGAAGAATATAACATGCGTGCTTGTAGATATTAATAAAAAAGCGTTAGCTGACTTGCAAAAACAGTATGGTGATAAAGTTTATAGCCTGTACTGTGATATAACTGATATCAAATCAGTAAAGTCAATGGTTAATAAAGTAATAAAAAAGTATAGAGCTATCGATATCCTTGTAAACAATGCAGGAATCATTGAACCAAACCTTTTTGAAAATGCTTCGTACAAAGAAATCAACCAACAGTTACAGGTTAATCTCTTAGGCCCAATTAACTGTACGTATGAGGTGTTGACACATTTGAAAAAGAGCAAAAGCCCCTCAATAGTAACTATCGCCTCACTGGCTGGAATAGTGCCTGAAACATATAGTTCTCTATATACTGCAACCAAATTTGCATTACGGGGTTTGTTTTTAACATTACACATTGAATTGAAAAAACATAATATCCATGTTGCAACTATTTTACCGGATTCGGTCAATACGCCCATGCTACACTATGAAGCAACGCATGGAGGTTCGCCACTTACGTTTTTAAGTAAGCCACAAAAACCTGAAGATGTGGCAAAAGCTGTGGTCAAAGGAATAGAAACAAAAAGACCTGAAATAGTGGTGCCATCATCACAGGGATTTATAACGCGTTTTATAATGGTATTCCCACGATTGGTAGTAACGTTGTGGCCATTGCTGGAAAAGATAGGAAGTAAAAATAAAGCAAACATTCAAAAAACAATAAAATCGTAA